The following coding sequences are from one Nicotiana tomentosiformis chromosome 3, ASM39032v3, whole genome shotgun sequence window:
- the LOC104103011 gene encoding uncharacterized protein has protein sequence MEMEVMIASPPVDFNFDSACTTPYISASSSPQRFGNYFLSAPTSPAHGGDALRTTGGEVPFNWEEKPGIPKSRATRDENDDFAFDFSGQLERSSVSAADELFDGGKIKPLKLKPPPRLQYEGKPFDSPKSPKKKLKKKELDPFAAALEQSSRTENDRPGRERTQHSTSSSRHKKTRSLSPFRASDLLFDSESKQENTNISSSSSFSSMITLWYSKWKLKDLFLFRSASEGRASNKDQLNKFLKKTHSKESSFRSTGSSVGSSSVSSSLRRREVSAHELHYTLNRALSEEMKRKTFLPYKKGVLGCLGFIPDASFRGVASSMSMTRR, from the coding sequence ATGGAGATGGAAGTGATGATAGCTTCACCTCCAGTGGACTTCAACTTCGATAGTGCTTGTACTACTCCTTATATAAGTGCTTCTTCAAGCCCTCAACGTTTTGGCAATTATTTTCTCAGCGCCCCTACTAGCCCTGCCCACGGTGGCGATGCCCTAAGAACAACCGGTGGTGAAGTTCCATTCAATTGGGAGGAAAAGCCTGGAATTCCAAAATCAAGAGCAACCCGGGATGAGAATGATGATTTTGCTTTTGATTTTAGTGGTCAGTTGGAGAGAAGCTCTGTATCAGCTGCTGATGAGCTTTTTGATGGTGGAAAAATCAAGCCTTTGAAATTGAAGCCACCACCAAGATTACAGTATGAAGGCAAACCATTTGATTCGCCGAAATCTCCAAAGAAAAAGTTGAAGAAGAAAGAATTAGATCCATTTGCAGCAGCCCTAGAGCAGAGTAGTCGAACAGAAAATGATCGCCCTGGTAGGGAAAGAACTCAGCACTCTACAAGTTCTTCAAGGCACAAAAAGACAAGATCTTTATCTCCTTTCAGAGCTTCCGATTTACTGTTTGACAGTGAAAGCAAGCAAGAAAATACAAacatatcttcttcttcttcattttcatcGATGATAACACTATGGTACAGCAAATGGAAGCTGAAAGACTTGTTTCTATTCAGAAGCGCGTCAGAGGGTAGAGCAAGTAACAAAGATCAGTTAAACAAGTTTTTGAAGAAAACTCATAGTAAAGAGTCAAGCTTTAGATCAACTGGTAGTAGTGTTGGATCGTCATCGGTATCAAGCTCCTTGAGGAGGAGGGAGGTTTCGGCTCATGAGTTGCATTACACGTTGAATAGGGCACTCTCGGAGGAGATGAAGAGGAAAACTTTCTTGCCATACAAGAAAGGCGTACTGGGTTGCTTAGGCTTCATTCCTGATGCAAGTTTTAGAGGTGTTGCTTCTTCTATGTCCATGACTCGTCGTTAA